From Brienomyrus brachyistius isolate T26 chromosome 21, BBRACH_0.4, whole genome shotgun sequence, the proteins below share one genomic window:
- the LOC125716874 gene encoding zinc finger protein ZIC 4-like isoform X1, with translation MSLDALGSAVMDSAFSKRNTALRLVDLAGAHHHHHHHHHTPQSVTGIPGFSSHPHSMAHTLPGEITAEPRLGPSPFGPEHMGHSAALKISPAHHYPHHHHHHNHHMAGHSEVVSSQTGAFGPVQAAPVPYSMSHTAQALSAGRDFFIRRDLTAPAMPGLIDQSSGASSHHGMFVSTTGSYPGHYGHHPEAGNHSLFPRLHHEQPSNGAPGGQTLNGQIRLGIPGEMYVRSDHMSQVAGSRADSFAASTLHGYGGISLNMNLSAHHGPGAFFRYMRQPIKQELICKWLDPEHAAKKLCSKTYSTMHELVTHVTVEHVGGPEQGNHICFWEECLREGKPFKAKYKLVNHIRVHTGEKPFPCPFPGCGKVFARSENLKIHKRTHTGEKPFKCEFEGCDRRFANSSDRKKHSHVHTSDKPYNCKVRGCDKSYTHPSSLRKHMKVHCKSPPPSSGYESSTPSLVSPASDSGRDPASSTHSDALSSSQGANLSEWYVCHSSGASGTQTPPSSSSPEPENGSPYRNREPRDTF, from the exons ATGAGTCTGGATGCTTTGGGAAGCGCGGTTATGGACTCCGCGTTTTCCAAACGGAACACAGCGCTGAGATTAGTTGACTTGGCAGGGGCtcaccaccatcaccatcatcaccaccatACCCCTCAGAGCGTGACAGGCATCCCGGGGTTCAGCAGCCATCCACACTCAATGGCTCACACGCTCCCCGGGGAGATTACTGCAGAACCCCGCCTGGGGCCGAGTCCATTCGGGCCAGAACACATGGGGCACTCCGCGGCCCTCAAAATCAGCCCAGCCCATCATTATCctcatcaccatcaccaccacaATCATCATATGGCAGGCCACAGTGAAGTTGTCTCCAGTCAAACGGGTGCTTTTGGCCCAGTGCAGGCGGCTCCTGTCCCCTACTCCATGTCTCACACGGCCCAGGCACTCTCGGCAGGTAGGGATTTCTTCATTCGAAGAGATTTGACAGCTCCAGCCATGCCGGGGCTGATCGACCAGTCTTCTGGTGCATCCTCTCACCACGGAATGTTTGTCTCAACAACAGGTAGCTATCCTGGGCACTATGGTCATCACCCCGAAGCTGGAAACCATTCCCTCTTTCCTCGACTCCATCACGAACAACCATCTAACGGAGCGCCAGGTGGCCAAACGCTGAATGGACAAATAAGGTTAGGAATACCTGGAGAAATGTATGTTAGGTCTGATCACATGAGTCAAGTGGCAGGTTCAAGGGCTGATTCGTTTGCTGCCTCGACTTTGCACGGCTACGGCGGCATTAGTTTAAACATGAATCTTAGCGCTCACCACGGACCCGGTGCCTTCTTCCGTTACATGAGGCAGCCGATCAAGCAAGAACTCATTTGTAAGTGGCTGGATCCAGAACACGCCGCAAAAAAACTTTGCTCGAAAACTTACAGCACCATGCACGAGTTGGTAACGCATGTGACAGTGGAGCACGTCGGGGGACCGGAGCAGGGAAACCATATCTGCTTTTGGGAAGAGTGTCTTCGCGAAGGAAAACCGTTTAAAGCCAAGTATAAGCTAGTAAATCATATCAGAGTTCATACCGGCGAGAAACCGTTTCCGTGTCCGTTTCCCGGCTGTGGCAAAGTGTTTGCAAGATCTGAAAACCTTAAGATCCACAAAAGGACTCATACAG GTGAAAAGCCTTTTAAATGCGAATTTGAAGGATGCGATCGACGCTTCGCGAACAGCAGCGACCGAAAGAAGCACTCGCACGTGCACACCAGCGACAAGCCTTACAACTGCAAAGTGAGAGGCTGCGATAAGTCGTACACGCACCCGAGCTCCCTGAGAAAAcatatgaaggtgcactgcaaGTCTCCGCCGCCGAGTTCGGGCTACGAATCCTCGACTCCCTCTCTCGTTTCCCCTGCTTCGGACTCCGGTCGAGACCCGGCCTCATCTACGCACTCCGACGCTCTCTCCTCCTCCCAAGGCGCCAATCTAAGCGAGTGGTACGTTTGTCACAGTTCTGGCGCGAGCGGCACCCAGACCCCACCCAGCAGTTCTTCGCCGGAACCAGAGAACGGTTCTCCTTACAGAAACCGCGAACCAAGAGATACGTTTTGA
- the LOC125716874 gene encoding zinc finger protein ZIC 4-like isoform X2, with the protein MSLDALGSAVMDSAFSKRNTALRLVDLAGAHHHHHHHHHTPQSVTGIPGFSSHPHSMAHTLPGEITAEPRLGPSPFGPEHMGHSAALKISPAHHYPHHHHHHNHHMAGHSEVVSSQTGAFGPVQAAPVPYSMSHTAQALSAGSYPGHYGHHPEAGNHSLFPRLHHEQPSNGAPGGQTLNGQIRLGIPGEMYVRSDHMSQVAGSRADSFAASTLHGYGGISLNMNLSAHHGPGAFFRYMRQPIKQELICKWLDPEHAAKKLCSKTYSTMHELVTHVTVEHVGGPEQGNHICFWEECLREGKPFKAKYKLVNHIRVHTGEKPFPCPFPGCGKVFARSENLKIHKRTHTGEKPFKCEFEGCDRRFANSSDRKKHSHVHTSDKPYNCKVRGCDKSYTHPSSLRKHMKVHCKSPPPSSGYESSTPSLVSPASDSGRDPASSTHSDALSSSQGANLSEWYVCHSSGASGTQTPPSSSSPEPENGSPYRNREPRDTF; encoded by the exons ATGAGTCTGGATGCTTTGGGAAGCGCGGTTATGGACTCCGCGTTTTCCAAACGGAACACAGCGCTGAGATTAGTTGACTTGGCAGGGGCtcaccaccatcaccatcatcaccaccatACCCCTCAGAGCGTGACAGGCATCCCGGGGTTCAGCAGCCATCCACACTCAATGGCTCACACGCTCCCCGGGGAGATTACTGCAGAACCCCGCCTGGGGCCGAGTCCATTCGGGCCAGAACACATGGGGCACTCCGCGGCCCTCAAAATCAGCCCAGCCCATCATTATCctcatcaccatcaccaccacaATCATCATATGGCAGGCCACAGTGAAGTTGTCTCCAGTCAAACGGGTGCTTTTGGCCCAGTGCAGGCGGCTCCTGTCCCCTACTCCATGTCTCACACGGCCCAGGCACTCTCGGCAG GTAGCTATCCTGGGCACTATGGTCATCACCCCGAAGCTGGAAACCATTCCCTCTTTCCTCGACTCCATCACGAACAACCATCTAACGGAGCGCCAGGTGGCCAAACGCTGAATGGACAAATAAGGTTAGGAATACCTGGAGAAATGTATGTTAGGTCTGATCACATGAGTCAAGTGGCAGGTTCAAGGGCTGATTCGTTTGCTGCCTCGACTTTGCACGGCTACGGCGGCATTAGTTTAAACATGAATCTTAGCGCTCACCACGGACCCGGTGCCTTCTTCCGTTACATGAGGCAGCCGATCAAGCAAGAACTCATTTGTAAGTGGCTGGATCCAGAACACGCCGCAAAAAAACTTTGCTCGAAAACTTACAGCACCATGCACGAGTTGGTAACGCATGTGACAGTGGAGCACGTCGGGGGACCGGAGCAGGGAAACCATATCTGCTTTTGGGAAGAGTGTCTTCGCGAAGGAAAACCGTTTAAAGCCAAGTATAAGCTAGTAAATCATATCAGAGTTCATACCGGCGAGAAACCGTTTCCGTGTCCGTTTCCCGGCTGTGGCAAAGTGTTTGCAAGATCTGAAAACCTTAAGATCCACAAAAGGACTCATACAG GTGAAAAGCCTTTTAAATGCGAATTTGAAGGATGCGATCGACGCTTCGCGAACAGCAGCGACCGAAAGAAGCACTCGCACGTGCACACCAGCGACAAGCCTTACAACTGCAAAGTGAGAGGCTGCGATAAGTCGTACACGCACCCGAGCTCCCTGAGAAAAcatatgaaggtgcactgcaaGTCTCCGCCGCCGAGTTCGGGCTACGAATCCTCGACTCCCTCTCTCGTTTCCCCTGCTTCGGACTCCGGTCGAGACCCGGCCTCATCTACGCACTCCGACGCTCTCTCCTCCTCCCAAGGCGCCAATCTAAGCGAGTGGTACGTTTGTCACAGTTCTGGCGCGAGCGGCACCCAGACCCCACCCAGCAGTTCTTCGCCGGAACCAGAGAACGGTTCTCCTTACAGAAACCGCGAACCAAGAGATACGTTTTGA